The following are encoded together in the Juglans microcarpa x Juglans regia isolate MS1-56 chromosome 2D, Jm3101_v1.0, whole genome shotgun sequence genome:
- the LOC121249755 gene encoding uncharacterized protein LOC121249755, with protein MNQNWSAFLIGIVGATITLSAYSQTLVNPTQCITVGLLVLMFGLLVREGFISL; from the coding sequence ATGAATCAGAACTGGAGTGCTTTTCTGATTGGTATAGTGGGTGCAACCATCACCTTGTCTGCTTATTCGCAGACTCTGGTCAATCCCACTCAGTGTATCACAGTCGGCCTCCTTGTTCTCATGTTTGGTCTGCTCGTCAGAGAAGGTTTTATATCTTTGTAA
- the LOC121249753 gene encoding casparian strip membrane protein 1, whose protein sequence is MIKADALELGDEGKKRSTPVSSGMNRGLSILDFIFRLLAVMGTLGSSIAMATTNETLPFVTRFVRFRAEYDDFPMFTFFVVANSIVCAYVVLSLPLSIFHIPRSTAQGSRVLLIFSDTAMLALLTAGASAAASIVYLAHKGNTKANWLSICQQFNSFCERISGSLIGSFGGVAMFILLILLSAVALSRR, encoded by the exons ATGATCAAGGCAGATGCGCTTGAGCTTGGTGATGAGGGGAAGAAGAGATCTACCCCAGTGAGTAGTGGGATGAACAGAGGGTTGTCAATTCTGGACTTCATTTTCAGACTACTTGCAGTTATGGGTACCCTGGGAAGTTCTATAGCCATGGCAACAACTAATGAAACACTTCCCTTTGTCACTCGGTTCGTTCGGTTCAGGGCAGAGTATGATGACTTTCCTATGTTTAC ATTTTTTGTGGTCGCAAATTCCATCGTATGCGCCTATGTGGTTCTGTCTCTCCCACTGTCTATCTTCCACATCCCGAGGAGCACCGCGCAAGGAAGTAGAGTGCTCTTGATTTTCTCCGATACA GCCATGCTTGCACTATTGACGGCTGGAGCTTCTGCAGCAGCATCTATTGTATACTTAGCACACAAGGGGAATACTAAGGCAAATTGGCTTTCCATCTGCCAACAATTCAACTCCTTCTGCGAGCGCATATCTGGCTCTTTGATTGGATCCTTTGGAGGCGTTGCTATGTTTATACTGCTTATCCTGTTGTCAGCTGTGGCCCTTTCCAGGCGTTGA
- the LOC121249752 gene encoding NAC domain-containing protein 92-like, translating to MENASSLGKEEEQIELPPGFRFHPTDEELITHYLSQKVLNTKFSARAVGEVDLNKSEPWELPWKAKMGEKEWYFFCVRDRKYPTGLRTNRATDSGYWKATGKDKEIYRGQALVGMKKTLVFYKGRAPKGEKTNWVMHEYRLEGKYSAYNLPKTANNEWVICRVFKKISAGKKTHVSELGSPNSYANESHPSAFPQLVNSSPYSNERRTSFGETSHVTCFSDSMKDHKIKEDMVESFDTPFLAASSSSNPSYISSAPNSSGHYSNTGTLHYPDTLFMHEQYSVFRMLLESNAPDMKRNAKGEFPPETGFSTDMSSAVSNHDMAQRSFEDQEDPSTSAGPGPVDIACLWSY from the exons ATGGAAAACGCTTCCAGCcttggaaaagaagaagaacaaatcGAATTGCCGCCAGGTTTTCGATTTCACCCGACTGATGAAGAACTTATAACTCACTACCTATCCCAAAAGGTTCTGAACACAAAATTCTCGGCTAGAGCAGTTGGCGAGGTTGATCTGAACAAGAGTGAGCCATGGGAGTTGCCAT GGAAGGCTAAAATGGGTGAGAAGGAATGGTATTTCTTCTGTGTCAGAGACAGAAAGTACCCAACTGGCTTAAGGACGAACAGGGCTACCGATTCTGGGTATTGGAAAGCCACAGGCAAAGACAAGGAGATATATAGGGGGCAAGCACTGGTTGGGATGaagaaaaccctagttttcTACAAGGGAAGGGCTCCCAAAGGAGAAAAAACCAATTGGGTCATGCATGAATACAGACTGGAAGGGAAATATTCTGCATACAATCTCCCCAAAACAGCCAAC AATGAGTGGGTTATCTGCAGAGTCTTCAAGAAGATCTCCGCCGGGAAGAAAACTCACGTTTCAGAGTTGGGTAGCCCGAACTCCTATGCGAACGAGTCGCATCCTTCAGCGTTCCCGCAGTTGGTAAATTCATCTCCGTACAGCAACGAAAGAAGAACCAGTTTTGGCGAGACGTCTCACGTGACCTGCTTCTCCGATTCAATGAAGGACCACAAGATCAAAGAAGACATGGTCGAGAGCTTCGACACTCCTTTCTTAGCCGCCTCATCTTCCTCAAACCCGTCTTATATTTCTTCTGCTCCCAACTCATCCGGCCACTATTCAAACACCGGAACTTTGCACTACCCAGATACTTTGTTCATGCACGAGCAGTACTCCGTATTCAGGATGTTGCTCGAAAGCAATGCTCCAGACATGAAGCGGAATGCAAAAGGAGAGTTCCCGCCCGAAACCGGCTTTAGTACCGATATGTCTTCGGCGGTGTCCAACCACGATATGGCTCAAAGGtcttttgaagatcaagaggaTCCGTCAACTTCTGCTGGACCTGGACCAGTAGACATTGCTTGTCTATGGAGTTACTAA